AAGGTCAGATGATTTTTAACGTCTTGCCCAAATATACGCCGTAAACCGGCCAAATCATCAGCCCATTTTTTCATAATTTATGAGATGTTATAATATATCTTTGCAGTGTGGATTTTACCACCGGATACACCATCTGAAACGGGCGTAGCTACGGCGCGCCCGTACTTTTTCAACCATCCCCGCTGATTTTCCCTATCGCTTCGGCAAACGCCGCCCCGATCGGTATTTCCGCATCGCCCACATACACATTGTTCCGGTCGATACGGTCGACGCGCGCATTGGCCACGATATACGAGCGGTGAACGCGGGTAAACTGGCCCGTGGGCAGCAGATCGAGCGCTTCCTGCATGGAGAGGCGGCTCAGCAGCTTACGGTCGCCCAGTACGAACTGTACATAATTTCCGGCGCTTTCCACGAACAGGATATCCTGGAAGGCAATCTTCCATTGCTCGTATCCGCTTTTGATGAAAATATAATCCTGGGCCTGCGCGGCGGCGGCCTGCGGACGGTCCTGCTTCAGCACCATGAGGCTGTGCGCCTTATTGCATGCTTTCAGGAAACGTGCCAGGGAAAAGGGTTTCAGGAGATAATCGATCGCATCCAGTTCAAAGCTCTGCACCGCATGTTCGGAATACGCGGTGGTGAAGATGGTCATGGGCGGCTCGTGGAGGCCCGACAGGAAATCGAGCCCCGAGATATCCGGCATTTTGATATCGAGGAAGAGTAAATCAATCTTTTCGCGCCGCAGGTAGTCCATGGCTTCGAACGCATTGGTGAAGGTGCGCTTCAATTCAATGAAAGGCACCTTCTCCGCATGCGCGGCAATCACGGACAGTGCTACGGGTTCGTCGTCGATCGCGATGGCGGTCATTTTCATAAGTACAATTTACAATTTCAGGCCTTATGGAGTAACAGCAACCTGCGCGCGGAATCCCAGAGTTTGCGGAAGCTGCGCCCATCGGCCTGTTCCCATTCCTCCACCAGTTTTTCCGACTCGCGCCGGCGGGCGCTGGCCGTCAATCCGAAAATATGGTCCATTACTTCTTTATCCGCCGCGCCCGCGCCTTCATGGAAATGCGCCTGCAGCAAGCGTTGCTCTTTGGCCGTAAGCTCCGACTGGCTGACGCTCGCCGCCGTCATCGCCGCCAGGCGCGCGTCGTATTCGCCTTTGGGCATCATGAGTTTGGTGAGGAGGGGCATGATTTCGATGAGGGTGATGATGAACACGATGAGCCGGTAGCGTTGTTGCAGGGGCGGACGCTCTTCCGTGAGCGTGTTCAGCGCCTCGATCTGCGCCAGGAAGCCGTCGGTCAGCGTAGCACGGTAGGCGGCTTCGCGGATGCTGTCTTCCGCCTGGATCACCGCGAGTTCCTGCAGGGGCCCCTCGCGGAGGACGGCGGTTTCGGAACGGAGTTGCCGCAATGCTTCTTCGGCTTTCAGGTATTCGTTCCGCTTCACTTTCGCCACGGCGTACTCGCCGATGCGGCCAGAGCCGCCGGTACCGTCGGTTTCGCGGATATAGGCGTCTTTATAATCCTGTACCTGCTTTTCGCGGCCGGCCAGGTTTTTATCATATCCCGCCAGCTGGTTGCGCAACCGGTTGGTCCGTTCGGCGTTATAAGCGGTTTGATGTTGCCGGTATGTCTCCATCTTCTTTTGCCGGTCTATCACCATTTGCGCCTGCACATCTTTCTGGAACAGCATCAGCACTACCGGTTGCGAAATAAACAACCCGATGGTAATGGCAAGAATGAGGCGGAAGGCCACGGGCAGTACCTGCGGCTTGCCGTTGCGCTGCATGGCGGCGATGAGGCTCCTGTCGATGCAGAGCACGGCGAACCCGAAAAAGAGCGCCAGTCCGCCGATGAGAAGATCGTCTTTCACGACGGTAGAAAAGAAATACCCCCAGGACAGGGTCGCGAAAAGGGCGGTAACGAGCACTGCCAGGCCGATGATGCGGTATCTTTCCCTGTCGGCTTTGCATTCGGCGAGCACTTCCGGGTCGGCGGCGGCGAGCCACCAGA
Above is a genomic segment from Chitinophaga pollutisoli containing:
- a CDS encoding LytTR family DNA-binding domain-containing protein, with amino-acid sequence MKMTAIAIDDEPVALSVIAAHAEKVPFIELKRTFTNAFEAMDYLRREKIDLLFLDIKMPDISGLDFLSGLHEPPMTIFTTAYSEHAVQSFELDAIDYLLKPFSLARFLKACNKAHSLMVLKQDRPQAAAAQAQDYIFIKSGYEQWKIAFQDILFVESAGNYVQFVLGDRKLLSRLSMQEALDLLPTGQFTRVHRSYIVANARVDRIDRNNVYVGDAEIPIGAAFAEAIGKISGDG
- a CDS encoding DUF4407 domain-containing protein, which translates into the protein MTGTTQQPAENTPVKNYEPDGWSRFLWWLAAADPEVLAECKADRERYRIIGLAVLVTALFATLSWGYFFSTVVKDDLLIGGLALFFGFAVLCIDRSLIAAMQRNGKPQVLPVAFRLILAITIGLFISQPVVLMLFQKDVQAQMVIDRQKKMETYRQHQTAYNAERTNRLRNQLAGYDKNLAGREKQVQDYKDAYIRETDGTGGSGRIGEYAVAKVKRNEYLKAEEALRQLRSETAVLREGPLQELAVIQAEDSIREAAYRATLTDGFLAQIEALNTLTEERPPLQQRYRLIVFIITLIEIMPLLTKLMMPKGEYDARLAAMTAASVSQSELTAKEQRLLQAHFHEGAGAADKEVMDHIFGLTASARRRESEKLVEEWEQADGRSFRKLWDSARRLLLLHKA